DNA sequence from the Sulfurimonas sp. HSL3-7 genome:
AACGGTTTCATGATGACGCCGGACCAGAAAGCCACCCTGCTCTCTCTGCCTATCCTGGCCGGAGCCCTGCTTCGTATCCTGCTCGGGTTCGGCGTTGACAAATTCGGCGCCAAAAAGACGGCACTGGTCTCCCAGGGGATCGTTATCGCGGCACTCTTTTTTACCTATCTGCAGGCTGAGGCAATCACCTACGGCCAGCTGCTTGTCGTCGCTTTCGGCCTCGGTTTCGCCGGTGCTTCGTTTGCCGTAGCCCTTCCGCAGGCGGGACAGTGGTACCCGCCGAAACTGCAGGGGGTCGTTCTCGGGATTGCCGGTGCCGGTAATATCGGTGTCGTTATCGACTTTCTGTTCGCACCGAAGATCGCCGAGATCTGGGGCTGGGATTCGGTCTTCCTTGTCGGCGCCGTCCTGTCAAGCATCATCTTTGTCACCTACCTGTTCATGGCCAAAGATGCACCGGAGGATGTCTATAAACCCAACCCTAAAAAACTTTCCGATTACGCTAAACTGCTGAAAGACAGAGACACCTGGTGGTTCAACCTCTTTTATGCCGTCTCATTCGGCGGGTTTGTCGGTTTCGCAGGGTATATGAAAGTCTACCTGATGAACACCTACCAGCCGGAGATGAGCGCTCTGGGTCTGGACTGGCTTGCTGAAGAGAACGTCAAAGTCATGGCAGGTTATTTTGGAGCGGTCTGTATCTTTGCCGGTGCTGTCCTTCGTCCTGTCGGCGGTGCGATCGCCGACAAGATGGGCGGTATCAAATCACTCTATATCTTCTACGGTACGGTAGCGATACTTGCGGTTATCAACGCATTGGTACCGCTTCCGTTCTGGGCGGCGATCATCGTCTTGTTCCTGATCATGGCCAACCTGGGAATGGCCAACGGTGCGGTCTTCCAGCTGGTACCACAGCGTTTTGGCAAAGATATCGGTATCATGACAGGTATCATCGGTGCGGCCGGCGGTCTCGGCGGTACAGCACTGATCAAGACCCTTGGATGGTCCAAAGGTGCCTTTGACGGGTACACGGCAGGCTTCCTGATCTTTGCCGCTGTCGTGCTGGTCGCCATCTCCGGTATCAGCCTGGTCAAAACACGCTGGCGTACAACATGGG
Encoded proteins:
- a CDS encoding MFS transporter — encoded protein: MASLKALKGEGHWPTLLAAFLYFDFSFMVWTMLGPLSTEITEALAVNGFMMTPDQKATLLSLPILAGALLRILLGFGVDKFGAKKTALVSQGIVIAALFFTYLQAEAITYGQLLVVAFGLGFAGASFAVALPQAGQWYPPKLQGVVLGIAGAGNIGVVIDFLFAPKIAEIWGWDSVFLVGAVLSSIIFVTYLFMAKDAPEDVYKPNPKKLSDYAKLLKDRDTWWFNLFYAVSFGGFVGFAGYMKVYLMNTYQPEMSALGLDWLAEENVKVMAGYFGAVCIFAGAVLRPVGGAIADKMGGIKSLYIFYGTVAILAVINALVPLPFWAAIIVLFLIMANLGMANGAVFQLVPQRFGKDIGIMTGIIGAAGGLGGTALIKTLGWSKGAFDGYTAGFLIFAAVVLVAISGISLVKTRWRTTWGAAVAARI